The DNA window CTGTTATTGGGCCTGGTATTGAACCTGTCCCTGACCAAGGGCTGCAGCGGTCCATTGGGGCGCAGCCACTTGCGTTGGCAGCGTCATTCCATGCTGGGATTGGCGCTGTTGTTGCCACTGAGCTACAACCTGCCCCATGACGCCAGCGCCCTGGCACTGATGTCCTTAACCCTGATGTGGTTTGTGATGCGCATCGTCAAGGGCTGGGTCAGCCTTATCGATGGCATAGCACCATGAAGTAATAGCGCCGTGAAGTAATAGCGTCGTGATGTAATAACACCGTGATGTAATAACACCGTGATGTAATTGAACAATGCAAAGGGGCCCGCAGGCCCCTTTGTGTATCTGAGACTTTTCAGCATCAATTGTGTATCTGGGCCGCCACCTGGCGCACCAGCGCCTGGGGCAGGGTGTCCAAATCCAGCACCAGGCCATCGGCTCCGAGCTTGACTATAGCGTGGACCTGGCGGCTCAGCGCCTCGGGTGCCACGGCGTAGCTGGGATTGACAAGCACAGGCAGGTGGCTGACTTCCTTGAGTTCCACCAGGGACGCCAAATCGAGTGTACCGCCCGCCTGATGATGGAAGGCGCTGACGCCGGCATCGCACAGCAACAATTGCTGGTTGCCTGCTCCGAGGATCACATCGGCACTGGCCAGCCATTCCTCCAGGCTGGCCATGGAGTTGCGCTCCAATATCAACGGAGTATTGAGCCTGCCGGCCTGCTCCAGCAAGTCCTGATTGAACATCTGATTGCCGCGCAGCAGCAGAATGTCGGCAAAGGGAGCCAACTGGCTCAGTTGCGCCTCCTGCTCTATGGCAACGATGGTAACAAGCTGAAACTGGTCCAGCACCCTTGCAGCAGCTGCCAGGCGGGTCGCTGTGTCTGTGTGACGCCCGGCGCCATCAAAAATGATCCCCTGAACACCCGAGGACTTAAGTTCCTTGGCCAGATTATCCAACCCCGTGGTGGTCTGGGGCAGGGCAAACTGCACCAGTGCGGTTCTTTGACTGCCATCGAGACACAGGTGTTTGACCTGCAGCGGGCTGGCCAGTTGCTTGAATGCACGGCTGTGGCGCTTGGGCTCTGTGGTTCCTTCGGCATGCTGCTGTTGATGCTTGAGGGTATCGGGCTCGATCAGCAGCTGATGATTGCTCAGCTGGGTCGGCTTGACGGATTCGCTGGGATAACAGCCCAGTACTTTGACAAAGCGGGTGATCCGTTCCAATTCCTTCAACGCGGTTTGCATCGGTGCGCTGTTAAGATTGGCATCTATATCAAGGTAGAACATCTCTTCCCAGGGCGTGCCCGGAATGGGCCGGGATTCCAGTTTGCTCATATTGAGATTGTTGGCCTTGAGTACCAACAAAGCCTCCACCAGGGCACCCGGCTTCTGGCCTGTGGCCATGATTAGGGTACATTTGGCCGGTAATTGCTCGGGCACGTCCACCGCCTTGCGGGAGACCACGATAAAGCGGCTCTGGTTCACCTTCTGGTTGGCCAGTCCCTGTTCCAGGGCTTCCAGTTGATACAGGGCGCCACCCTCAGCGCTGCCGATGGCGGCAACACCAGGGTCATCACTCAACTGCACCTTCTCCATGGCCTCGGCGCTGGAGGCACAGTATTCCAGGCGAATACCCGGATGCCTTGCCAAATAGCGACTGCATTGGCTGATGGGCTGTGGGTGGGCATAGATAGTATGGATTTTGCCGCTTTGAGCCTCAGCTTTGCCCAGCAGGCAATGACCGACCTCTATGGTGGTTTCCCCTACAATCGCCAGGCTGGTGTGTTGCAGTACGTCATAGACTTCGTTGATTGAGCCGGAGGAAGTATTTTCGATGGGCAGAAAACCGTAATCGGCATGGCCGGACTCCACGGCTTGCACTATTTCATCAAAGTTCTGGCAACCCAGGTCAATCATTTCCACCTGACGGCGCTGGCAATAGCGATTTGCGGCCAGGAACGAATAGGATCCCCGGGCCCCCAGATACGCGACACAGTATTGTTGCTTCTGGGTTTCGGGATTGGCACGGCCATGGAGGTAGGCCTGCTGGTTGAGTACCGAATCCTCGATAATGCTTTGATAAAGTTGCACCACGAAGTGGGGGTCGAGCCCTTGTTCCCGGCCCTTTTGTACCAGGCGGGCCAGCAGTTCTTTTTCCCTTTGGGTATCGCGCACCGGCCTGACGTCGACTTCCTTGCTGCGGGCGACTTCCAGGCTGAGATCCCGACGCTTGGCGAGCAGCGACAGTATGTCATTGTCTATGGTAGTGATCTGTTCCCGGGTTTGACTCAGGGGTTGGGGTTTATCCATGCTGACCTCTATCTGTACTGCAATTTCACCTGTGTTATAAACAAAAAAGCCTCCCGGGTGGTGGAGGCTTTGGTATTTTCACTTTCTTTTTTACACAGAAATACCGCCTCCAGAGGGGAAGTGAATAAAAAAGAAAGTAAAAACGGCGAATAGTCTGTTCATGGTCTCTAAAACTAAGTTCAGGGCGCGGCAGTGTCAATCAAATCTTTTGCAACTTGCGCTAAACAAAAGCGCACCCTGGGGTGCGCTATGTGCTGTTGGGGCTTATGCCACGTTCAGTTCGTATTCGAACTCTTCCTCGGCTTCTTCCACGCCTTCAAAGCGTTGACCTTCGGCTTTATGGGTGAGGCGATTGAGCTGTTTCTCCAGCTTTTGACCCATGGCGGTAATGGCGGCGTAGAGGTTTTCGTGTTTGGCCTGGGCGAACAATTCACCGCTGGGGATACCGACCGAGGCTTCTATTTTGAAAAAGGTCTTTTCCTGACTGATGATGACATGGGGATTGATCAGGGATACATCGTGCCTTGTGAGCTTTTCAAAACGGCTTTCAATACGTGCAAGGATAGGAGCAGTGACTTCCAGTTGTTTGCTTGTGATCTTAATCATATTGTCTCACCTTCTTTTGCTTCCGTGACTTCAGACTACCAAGCACAGTGAGGAAAGTCGTGAGTAAAATCACGTTTCACGGCAGTCACATAATCGTTCGCTGTATATTTGAACGCTTGAATCCGAAACGCGAAAAACGGCCTGAAAAGGCTTGTCATGGTCCCGGTTGAGGTTCATATTTGAACGGATAACCTCGGCAGGTTATCGCGATTTTACCTTCTCATTGCCCCCTCAGTTGATTAAAATCCGGGCTTGGTATTTTGTCTGGATGTCCTAATGCATACTCAATCACACATCAAGGTTTGGGATCTGCCGGTTCGGCTGTTTCATTGGTCCATGGTGATTCTGCTTGGCCTGCTTTGGTGGAGTGCCGAGGCCGGCGAGATGGCCTGGCACCAGGTATTTGGCTTTACCCTGATGGTACTGCTGCTGTTTCGGATCCTTTGGGGACTGGTGGGCAGCGATACGGCCAGATTTGCGCGGTTTGTGCATCATCCGCTCAAGGTGTTGGCCTACGCCCGCAGCGTGCGTCGTGAGGGCGTTAAGGCCCATGTCGGTCATAATCCCCTGGGCGCGTATATGGTGGTGACACTGTTGTCTCTACTGTTGTTGCAACTGGGAACCGGTCTGTTTGCCACCGATGAAATTTTTACCGAGGGACCGCTGGTGTCCTATGTCAGTTCGGACGTGGCGTCGGCGCTGACCTGGTTGCATAAATTCAACTTTAACCTGCTGTTGCTGCTGGCGACTGTGCACGTGTTGGCTGTGATCTGGCACTTGCTCAACGGTGACCGTTTGCTGGGAGCCATGTTCACCGGTAAAAAGCCCCATATTGGTGAGAACGTCGCTGTACGCTTTGCACCGCTGAGACGTGCGCTGTTAATAGTGACTGTGTTGGGCTATTTGATTGGCAATTTTCTTATTTGGCCGGTGTTGCAGAGCATGTAATAAAAAAGCCCGCATTGCGGGCTTTGTTTTTTTGATATCACAATCAGTCTTTCTTGTAGGCGTCGTGGCAGCCTTTACAGCTCTTGCCGGTTTTCATGAAAGCCTGCTTGATGTCGTCCTGGTTATCGGCCTTGGCCACATTGGCGAGGGCGGCTGCATTTTCCTGGAACTGGGTCATCTTGGCATCAAAGTCGGCCTTATCCTGCCAGATTTTGGCCAGGGCGTCTGTGTGGCCTTTGTCCGAGCCGGGAATGAAACCCTCTATCGGTAACTTGGACAGGGCGGCGACGTGCTCGGCGCGCATGGCGAATACCTCTGCGTCAAAGGGCTTTTTGCCTTTGAGCATGGCGCCCATGTCACCGAAGTTATAGGCGATCAGGGAAAAAGCTGACTGGCGGTATCCGATGGCTTCCTTTTCGTCGTCAAAGTTGTGTGCCATCGCCATGCCGCTGAGCAGGCTGGCGCCGGCCAGTGTCATTATGATTTTCTTCATTGTTATATCTCACGTTTCCTGTGGTTGCAGCAATGCGGGGGTATTCTGGCATACTCCCATGACAATCGGAACCGCTTAATTTGCAAGCGTTTATGTATAAACGAACGCGGATGACGCCGATTGTCAGTCCCATGAGGCCTTGCTACACTGCCCGATATTGATTGCACTTAAGGAATGGGGTTGCCATGCGGGCTTCTTGGGAACTGGTTTTGGAAAAGATCCTGGCGCACCCGGACAAACAACAACTGTTGGATTTGTTCCAGTTGCTGTTGACCGAAGAGGAGCGCAGCGCTATCGCCGGCAGATTAAAGGTATTTCAGCTGTTGTTGGGAGGTGGGCTGAGCCAGCGTCAAATCGCCGCTGAGTACCAGATAAGTATCGCCACCATCACCCGTTGTTCCAATTATCT is part of the Shewanella cyperi genome and encodes:
- a CDS encoding cytochrome b/b6 domain-containing protein; its protein translation is MHTQSHIKVWDLPVRLFHWSMVILLGLLWWSAEAGEMAWHQVFGFTLMVLLLFRILWGLVGSDTARFARFVHHPLKVLAYARSVRREGVKAHVGHNPLGAYMVVTLLSLLLLQLGTGLFATDEIFTEGPLVSYVSSDVASALTWLHKFNFNLLLLLATVHVLAVIWHLLNGDRLLGAMFTGKKPHIGENVAVRFAPLRRALLIVTVLGYLIGNFLIWPVLQSM
- a CDS encoding Trp family transcriptional regulator, with the translated sequence MRASWELVLEKILAHPDKQQLLDLFQLLLTEEERSAIAGRLKVFQLLLGGGLSQRQIAAEYQISIATITRCSNYLKHMSDAERSRIASLIVSDPGDIR
- a CDS encoding c-type cytochrome, yielding MKKIIMTLAGASLLSGMAMAHNFDDEKEAIGYRQSAFSLIAYNFGDMGAMLKGKKPFDAEVFAMRAEHVAALSKLPIEGFIPGSDKGHTDALAKIWQDKADFDAKMTQFQENAAALANVAKADNQDDIKQAFMKTGKSCKGCHDAYKKD
- the hpf gene encoding ribosome hibernation-promoting factor, HPF/YfiA family translates to MIKITSKQLEVTAPILARIESRFEKLTRHDVSLINPHVIISQEKTFFKIEASVGIPSGELFAQAKHENLYAAITAMGQKLEKQLNRLTHKAEGQRFEGVEEAEEEFEYELNVA
- a CDS encoding chorismate mutase, which codes for MDKPQPLSQTREQITTIDNDILSLLAKRRDLSLEVARSKEVDVRPVRDTQREKELLARLVQKGREQGLDPHFVVQLYQSIIEDSVLNQQAYLHGRANPETQKQQYCVAYLGARGSYSFLAANRYCQRRQVEMIDLGCQNFDEIVQAVESGHADYGFLPIENTSSGSINEVYDVLQHTSLAIVGETTIEVGHCLLGKAEAQSGKIHTIYAHPQPISQCSRYLARHPGIRLEYCASSAEAMEKVQLSDDPGVAAIGSAEGGALYQLEALEQGLANQKVNQSRFIVVSRKAVDVPEQLPAKCTLIMATGQKPGALVEALLVLKANNLNMSKLESRPIPGTPWEEMFYLDIDANLNSAPMQTALKELERITRFVKVLGCYPSESVKPTQLSNHQLLIEPDTLKHQQQHAEGTTEPKRHSRAFKQLASPLQVKHLCLDGSQRTALVQFALPQTTTGLDNLAKELKSSGVQGIIFDGAGRHTDTATRLAAAARVLDQFQLVTIVAIEQEAQLSQLAPFADILLLRGNQMFNQDLLEQAGRLNTPLILERNSMASLEEWLASADVILGAGNQQLLLCDAGVSAFHHQAGGTLDLASLVELKEVSHLPVLVNPSYAVAPEALSRQVHAIVKLGADGLVLDLDTLPQALVRQVAAQIHN